In one window of Candidatus Deferrimicrobiaceae bacterium DNA:
- a CDS encoding phosphate ABC transporter ATP-binding protein — MTSASLLRADRLSRIADGKRIVDRVSVEVARGEVLAIVGQSGSGKSTFLRMLNRLDEPDEGTVLLDGVDYRTLPPRALRRRVGLVIQAPHLFPGTIADNVGFGPAQRGEAFPAEAIEALLARLGLSGQASRDVSGLSGGEAQRVSLARTLANAPEILLLDEPTSALDEGSRDEVERLVSGLIRERGLTCLIVTHDPAQARRMADRTMHLDNGCVTGIGPARDPA; from the coding sequence GTGACCTCCGCTTCCCTCCTTCGCGCCGACCGGCTGAGCCGCATCGCGGACGGGAAGCGGATCGTCGACCGGGTAAGCGTCGAAGTCGCGCGCGGCGAGGTGCTCGCGATCGTCGGCCAGAGCGGATCGGGAAAATCGACGTTCCTCCGGATGCTCAACCGGCTCGACGAACCCGACGAGGGAACCGTATTGCTCGACGGCGTCGACTACCGGACGCTGCCGCCGCGCGCGTTGCGACGTCGGGTCGGCCTGGTGATCCAGGCGCCCCACCTGTTTCCGGGGACGATCGCGGACAACGTCGGCTTCGGCCCCGCCCAGCGCGGGGAAGCATTCCCGGCCGAGGCGATCGAAGCGCTGCTGGCGCGCCTCGGCCTCTCGGGGCAGGCCTCGCGCGACGTTTCGGGGCTTTCCGGCGGCGAGGCGCAACGCGTCTCGCTGGCGCGCACCCTCGCAAACGCGCCCGAGATCCTGCTGCTCGACGAGCCCACCTCGGCGCTCGACGAGGGATCGCGCGACGAGGTCGAACGACTCGTCTCCGGGCTCATCCGAGAGCGCGGCCTCACCTGCCTGATCGTGACCCACGACCCCGCCCAGGCGCGCCGGATGGCCGACCGGACGATGCATCTCGACAACGGATGCGTCACGGGGATCGGCCCGGCGCGGGATCCCGCCTAG
- the gatC gene encoding Asp-tRNA(Asn)/Glu-tRNA(Gln) amidotransferase subunit GatC — protein sequence MAISTDEVRHVARLARLALSEGELDTLCGQLGQILDYVKQLDRLDTAGVTPTSHAVETGTPFREDVVVPFPDKEALLANAPDREGDAFRVPRIIED from the coding sequence ATGGCGATCTCGACGGACGAGGTCCGGCACGTGGCCCGGCTTGCACGACTCGCGCTTTCCGAGGGCGAGCTCGACACGCTTTGCGGGCAGCTCGGCCAGATTCTCGATTACGTGAAGCAGCTCGACCGGCTCGACACCGCCGGGGTGACCCCTACCTCGCATGCGGTCGAGACCGGGACTCCGTTCCGGGAGGACGTCGTCGTGCCGTTTCCCGACAAGGAGGCGCTGCTGGCCAACGCCCCCGACCGCGAGGGCGACGCGTTCCGCGTTCCCCGCATCATCGAAGATTAG
- a CDS encoding UvrD-helicase domain-containing protein has translation MQPRLFPASSDGAAEILSGLDPDQRRAVTHPSGPILLVAGAGSGKTRAIVARIARLLHEGVPPRSIVGITFTNRAAEEMRERVAKLFPGRKELPWLGTFHAYGALLLRRYGSRIGLSPGFLIYDARDQGDVLKGILKEQNIDEKKFPARKFADLIERAKRGGKSIEDAALEAGWLFVGKAEDVAKAYDAALTAAGAIDFTDLIRLPVRLFREAPEVLETVRRDTRHLLVDEFQDVDGLQATLTKMLATGADSFCAVGDEDQSIYGWRGGSAGPMLSFERDYPGATIVHLATNYRTVSSILSAAGAVIAKNSSRRDKRIVAAREGGDPPVVRIYNDSDTEAREVAMAISTEIHRGTAPSDIAVFYRINSQSRAFEDALRQRDVKYVLRGALSFYDRAVVRDAVAWLKWVLHPDDLVSLRRLLKSPRRGVGEAKLSAAAEGARREGVPVSAMLAGVPQLTSLFQLRMSWLGALPERTTGEALRSLLDEGGYLSWLRDAGGSATSKEREDDLANIGELLRMAEAFEGTGEEGVTAFLETVSLSPRDMNAEEGEAVRLMTLHNAKGLEFPVIFLVGVEEGLLPHSRSADSEDDIEEERRLFYVGLTRARERATLSFVRRRNLFGSWKDAIPSRFLSEIPPAMLRWEDETSNEAENERVRFSSGRPYPTGARVETMSSYISTRSYPPTPATRAGRPATVVRRPVERESSPFGEKRAPDANWPKRVLHPVFGEGRVESSEGEGPDQKLIVRFQVYGLKKLLVRAAKMELFY, from the coding sequence TTGCAACCCCGTCTTTTCCCGGCGTCCTCCGATGGCGCCGCCGAGATCCTTTCCGGCCTCGACCCCGATCAGCGCCGCGCCGTCACGCACCCCTCCGGCCCGATCCTGCTGGTCGCCGGCGCCGGCTCCGGCAAGACGCGCGCGATCGTGGCGCGTATTGCCCGTCTCCTGCACGAGGGGGTTCCGCCGCGGTCGATCGTCGGCATCACCTTCACCAACCGGGCGGCCGAGGAGATGCGCGAGCGCGTCGCGAAGCTGTTCCCCGGGCGGAAGGAGCTGCCGTGGCTCGGCACCTTCCACGCCTACGGCGCTCTTCTGCTCCGCCGCTACGGCAGCCGCATCGGCCTCTCGCCCGGCTTCCTCATCTACGACGCGCGCGACCAGGGCGATGTGCTCAAGGGCATCCTGAAAGAGCAGAACATCGACGAGAAGAAGTTCCCGGCCCGGAAGTTCGCCGACCTGATCGAGCGCGCCAAGCGGGGGGGCAAGTCGATCGAGGACGCGGCGCTCGAGGCGGGTTGGCTCTTCGTGGGCAAGGCCGAGGACGTCGCGAAGGCGTACGACGCGGCGCTGACGGCGGCGGGGGCGATCGACTTCACCGACCTGATCCGGCTGCCGGTCCGGCTGTTCCGCGAGGCGCCCGAGGTGCTCGAGACGGTGCGGCGCGACACTCGCCACCTGCTGGTCGACGAGTTCCAGGACGTCGACGGGCTCCAGGCGACGCTGACGAAGATGCTGGCGACCGGTGCCGATTCCTTCTGCGCGGTTGGCGACGAGGACCAGTCGATCTACGGCTGGCGCGGCGGCTCGGCCGGCCCCATGCTGTCCTTCGAGCGCGATTACCCCGGGGCGACGATCGTCCACCTGGCGACGAACTACCGGACCGTGTCGTCGATCCTGTCGGCCGCCGGCGCGGTGATCGCGAAGAACAGCTCCCGCCGCGACAAGCGGATCGTGGCGGCCCGGGAGGGGGGCGATCCGCCCGTCGTCCGCATCTACAACGACAGCGATACCGAGGCGCGCGAAGTGGCGATGGCCATCTCGACCGAGATCCACCGCGGGACGGCGCCTTCCGACATCGCCGTCTTCTACCGGATCAACAGCCAGTCTCGGGCGTTCGAGGATGCGCTGCGCCAGCGCGATGTGAAATACGTGCTGCGCGGGGCGCTGTCGTTCTACGACCGGGCCGTCGTGCGCGACGCGGTTGCCTGGCTCAAGTGGGTACTGCATCCGGACGATCTCGTCTCCCTTCGGCGGCTGCTGAAAAGCCCCCGGCGCGGCGTCGGCGAGGCGAAGCTTTCGGCTGCGGCCGAAGGCGCGCGCCGCGAGGGCGTCCCGGTGTCCGCGATGCTCGCGGGCGTCCCCCAGTTGACCTCGCTATTCCAGCTCCGGATGTCCTGGCTCGGGGCGCTGCCGGAACGGACGACGGGCGAAGCGCTGCGGTCGCTTCTCGACGAGGGGGGCTACCTCAGCTGGCTCCGGGATGCGGGCGGAAGTGCTACGTCGAAGGAGCGGGAAGACGACCTCGCCAACATCGGAGAGCTGCTCCGGATGGCCGAAGCCTTCGAGGGCACGGGGGAGGAGGGCGTCACGGCGTTCCTCGAAACGGTCTCCCTGTCCCCGCGCGACATGAACGCCGAAGAAGGCGAGGCGGTCCGGCTGATGACGCTCCACAACGCCAAGGGGCTCGAGTTTCCCGTGATCTTCCTGGTCGGGGTCGAGGAGGGGCTGCTGCCCCATTCCCGGTCGGCCGACTCCGAGGACGACATCGAGGAGGAGCGGCGGCTGTTCTACGTGGGGCTGACGCGGGCGCGCGAACGGGCGACGCTTTCCTTCGTGCGACGCCGGAACCTGTTCGGATCATGGAAGGACGCGATCCCTTCCCGGTTCCTCTCGGAGATCCCTCCGGCGATGCTGCGCTGGGAAGACGAGACCTCGAACGAGGCCGAAAACGAACGGGTGCGCTTTTCTTCAGGAAGGCCGTATCCGACAGGCGCGCGCGTCGAGACGATGAGCAGCTACATCTCGACCCGGTCGTACCCGCCGACGCCGGCGACCCGGGCCGGCCGACCGGCGACGGTCGTGCGCAGGCCGGTCGAGCGCGAAAGCTCGCCGTTCGGGGAGAAGCGCGCCCCGGATGCGAACTGGCCGAAGCGGGTGCTGCACCCGGTGTTTGGGGAGGGGCGTGTCGAGTCGAGCGAAGGGGAGGGGCCGGATCAGAAGCTGATCGTCCGCTTCCAGGTATACGGGCTCAAGAAATTGCTGGTGCGCGCCGCGAAGATGGAACTGTTTTACTGA
- the tsaA gene encoding tRNA (N6-threonylcarbamoyladenosine(37)-N6)-methyltransferase TrmO, whose protein sequence is MKADPREPVISFALRPIGEIRSPIKKPGDAPFQGALSDVVAEVVLDPAYVDGLKGMSERVNPSWVNSLPDDRHRRQAKIVVLCWMHGAERERLLVHPRGDTNRGLRGVFATRSPHRPNPISLHTVTLLEIRGNVLRVRGMDAIDGTPVIDIKPHAPELDG, encoded by the coding sequence ATGAAAGCCGACCCCCGAGAACCGGTCATCTCTTTTGCGCTGCGCCCGATCGGCGAAATCCGGTCGCCGATCAAGAAACCGGGGGACGCGCCTTTCCAGGGCGCCCTGTCGGACGTCGTGGCCGAGGTGGTTCTCGACCCGGCATACGTGGACGGGTTGAAGGGGATGTCGGAACGGGTGAACCCGTCCTGGGTGAATTCTCTACCGGACGATCGCCACCGCAGGCAGGCAAAGATCGTCGTGCTGTGCTGGATGCACGGGGCCGAGCGCGAACGACTACTGGTCCACCCGCGGGGCGATACAAACCGCGGCTTGCGCGGTGTCTTCGCGACGCGGTCGCCCCATCGGCCCAACCCGATCTCGCTTCACACGGTGACGCTGCTGGAAATCCGGGGGAACGTGCTGCGCGTCCGCGGGATGGATGCGATCGACGGGACGCCCGTCATCGACATCAAGCCGCACGCGCCCGAACTGGACGGGTAG
- a CDS encoding sigma-70 family RNA polymerase sigma factor yields MSIERFQDDNVLLEELRAGSQDAVEALFDRFHGKIYSLALSILKNESDAQEAAQDVFITVIRKVGMFKGDSALYSWIYRICVNTCLMRLRGKRRNETVSIEEFMPVFTEEGMHANPIDDWSKEVERNFLNKELGEVIQKYTDSLSEKYRVVFVLSDVEGLANEETAEILGLSVPAVKSRLHRARLYLRERLTRYMTQGRVD; encoded by the coding sequence ATGTCGATCGAGCGATTCCAGGACGACAATGTTCTCCTCGAGGAGCTCCGGGCCGGCTCTCAGGATGCAGTCGAGGCGTTGTTCGACCGTTTCCACGGCAAGATCTACAGCTTGGCGCTGTCGATCCTCAAGAACGAGAGCGACGCGCAGGAAGCCGCGCAGGACGTATTTATCACGGTGATCCGCAAGGTGGGGATGTTCAAGGGCGACTCGGCCCTTTACTCGTGGATTTACAGGATTTGCGTGAACACCTGCCTCATGCGGCTCCGGGGCAAGCGGCGCAACGAGACGGTTTCGATCGAAGAATTCATGCCCGTGTTCACCGAAGAGGGAATGCATGCGAACCCGATCGACGACTGGAGCAAGGAGGTCGAGCGGAACTTCCTCAACAAGGAGCTGGGCGAGGTCATCCAGAAATATACGGACAGCCTTTCCGAGAAATACCGGGTGGTCTTTGTGCTGAGCGACGTCGAGGGACTTGCGAACGAGGAGACCGCCGAGATTCTCGGACTTTCGGTGCCGGCAGTGAAGTCCCGCCTCCATCGCGCGAGGCTCTATCTGCGGGAGCGCCTGACCCGATACATGACGCAGGGGAGGGTGGATTAG
- the gatA gene encoding Asp-tRNA(Asn)/Glu-tRNA(Gln) amidotransferase subunit GatA, with protein sequence MATIPVHEWTLLEAAAAVRAGDVSSRALTQALLDRIAALNPTINAYVTLLPEAAMARAAACDEAQARGESLGILHGVPVGLKDIFCTKGIRTTCGSRILGNFIPPYDAAVTERVLGAGAVLLGKQNMDEFAMGSSTETSFFGKTLNPWDTARIPGGSSGGTAAAVAAAMCFAAMGTDTGGSIRQPAALCGVVGLKPTYGRVSRYGMVAFASSLDQGGPLTRSVADAAAMLGIVAGHDPRDSTSLDVPVPDYAAAVGRDLKGLRVGLPKEYFAGEGLDLEVRAAIGQALDALLAAGAEAVEVSLPHTEYALSTYYLIAPAEASSNLARYDGVRYGHRADGASSLVEMMSRTRAEGFGPEVKRRIMIGTYALSAGYYEAFYAKAQKVRTLIRRDFDAAFDKADVLLTPTAPTPAFKIGEKTGDPLTMYLSDIYTIPCNLAGIPGISVPCGMSSDGLPIGAQLLGGHFREETVLSAAAAIERAIPLPRVAPFEG encoded by the coding sequence ATGGCGACGATTCCCGTTCACGAATGGACGCTGCTCGAGGCGGCCGCCGCGGTCCGCGCGGGCGACGTCTCCTCCCGGGCGCTGACGCAGGCGCTGCTCGACCGGATCGCGGCGCTCAACCCGACGATCAACGCATACGTCACCCTGCTGCCGGAAGCGGCCATGGCCCGGGCGGCTGCGTGCGACGAGGCGCAGGCGCGGGGCGAATCGCTCGGCATCCTCCACGGGGTGCCCGTGGGCCTCAAGGACATTTTCTGCACGAAGGGCATCCGCACGACCTGCGGGAGCCGGATCCTCGGCAACTTCATCCCCCCCTACGACGCGGCCGTGACCGAGCGGGTGCTGGGCGCGGGGGCGGTGCTGCTCGGCAAGCAGAACATGGACGAGTTCGCGATGGGCTCCTCCACCGAGACCTCCTTCTTCGGGAAGACGCTCAACCCCTGGGATACGGCGCGCATCCCCGGCGGTTCCTCGGGCGGCACGGCGGCGGCCGTCGCCGCGGCGATGTGCTTCGCCGCGATGGGCACCGATACCGGCGGATCGATCCGGCAGCCGGCCGCGCTGTGCGGCGTCGTGGGACTCAAGCCCACCTACGGCCGCGTCTCGCGCTACGGGATGGTCGCATTCGCCTCCTCGCTCGACCAGGGCGGCCCGCTCACGCGCTCCGTCGCCGATGCGGCGGCCATGCTCGGCATCGTGGCGGGGCACGACCCGCGCGATTCCACGTCGCTCGACGTGCCTGTCCCCGACTACGCGGCTGCGGTCGGCCGCGACCTGAAAGGGCTTCGGGTCGGGCTGCCCAAGGAATATTTCGCAGGGGAAGGGCTCGACCTCGAGGTCCGCGCGGCGATCGGCCAGGCGCTCGACGCCCTGCTGGCGGCGGGCGCGGAAGCGGTCGAGGTGTCGCTCCCGCACACCGAGTACGCGCTGTCCACCTACTACCTCATCGCGCCGGCCGAGGCGTCGTCGAACCTGGCGCGGTACGACGGCGTCCGGTACGGCCACCGGGCCGATGGGGCGTCCAGTCTCGTCGAGATGATGTCCCGGACGCGCGCCGAGGGGTTCGGCCCCGAGGTCAAGCGGCGCATCATGATCGGCACCTACGCGCTCTCCGCCGGCTACTACGAGGCGTTCTACGCCAAGGCGCAGAAAGTGCGCACCCTCATCCGGCGCGACTTCGACGCGGCGTTCGACAAGGCCGACGTGCTCCTCACGCCGACGGCGCCGACGCCGGCGTTCAAGATCGGCGAGAAGACCGGCGACCCGCTGACGATGTACCTGTCCGACATCTACACGATCCCGTGCAATCTTGCCGGGATCCCCGGCATCTCGGTGCCGTGCGGGATGTCGTCCGACGGGCTGCCGATCGGCGCCCAGCTCCTGGGCGGCCATTTCCGGGAAGAGACGGTGCTGTCGGCGGCGGCCGCGATCGAGCGCGCGATCCCGCTGCCGCGCGTCGCTCCGTTCGAGGGATAA
- a CDS encoding ABC transporter permease, which produces MLARYFHTPVALGLSQAAVVTLLALAVMLVARRKSIHVERETLSSLARGIFQIVAVGLILIPVLKGPVALGFLAQAVMIATAAGIAARRAEGIPGAFGVSLAAITAGSAAIVLPLVLFGVIEMRNHSLVPIGSMVIANAMTSCSQALERFRADVVARTGFIEAALALGASSESAALPCVQGAVTAAFIPRIDTLRSLGIVWIPGMMAGMLLSGSDPVYAAIYQFVVIAMIYASSGIAAMTGVLLIRRRAFSPAEQLLLRPGKTAWRNVAS; this is translated from the coding sequence ATGCTCGCCCGCTACTTCCACACGCCGGTCGCGCTGGGCCTTTCCCAGGCCGCGGTCGTCACCCTGCTCGCGCTGGCGGTCATGCTGGTCGCGCGCCGGAAATCGATCCACGTCGAGCGGGAGACGCTTTCCTCCCTCGCCCGCGGCATCTTCCAGATCGTCGCCGTGGGCCTCATCCTGATTCCCGTGCTCAAGGGCCCCGTCGCCCTCGGCTTCCTGGCGCAGGCGGTCATGATCGCGACCGCCGCCGGCATCGCGGCACGCCGGGCCGAGGGAATCCCCGGCGCCTTCGGCGTCTCGCTGGCCGCCATCACCGCGGGCTCCGCGGCCATCGTTCTGCCCCTCGTCCTTTTCGGCGTCATCGAGATGCGAAACCATTCGCTCGTCCCGATCGGCAGCATGGTCATCGCCAACGCGATGACCTCGTGCTCCCAGGCGCTCGAGCGGTTCCGCGCCGACGTAGTCGCCCGCACCGGCTTCATCGAGGCCGCGCTTGCGCTCGGCGCCTCGTCCGAAAGCGCCGCGCTTCCCTGCGTGCAGGGCGCCGTCACCGCCGCCTTCATCCCGCGCATCGACACGCTGCGCTCGCTCGGCATCGTCTGGATCCCGGGGATGATGGCCGGCATGCTGCTCTCCGGAAGCGATCCCGTCTACGCCGCCATCTATCAGTTCGTCGTCATCGCGATGATCTACGCCTCGTCGGGCATCGCCGCCATGACGGGCGTCCTGCTCATCCGGAGGCGCGCCTTCTCCCCCGCGGAACAGCTGCTGCTGCGCCCGGGAAAAACCGCATGGAGGAACGTAGCGTCATGA
- a CDS encoding zf-HC2 domain-containing protein, protein MNCKELVYLLGDYFDGSMDPRLREELGEHIKLCDVCTNFLKTYDQTRILCRSIRCDEIPAPVRENLRAFVLEKAREHRIDIDKYRSLTMQERQQFARQLVDRYAKADLPPAMTEVVAQHARHCPICAPYLTEGGKPPSEIPPEVVDHLADLADELPPGELPFGD, encoded by the coding sequence ATGAATTGCAAGGAGCTCGTTTATCTTCTCGGAGACTATTTCGACGGCTCGATGGATCCCCGGCTTCGCGAGGAACTTGGAGAGCACATCAAGTTGTGCGACGTCTGCACGAACTTCCTGAAAACGTACGACCAGACCCGCATCCTGTGCCGGTCGATCCGGTGCGACGAGATTCCGGCGCCGGTCCGCGAGAACCTACGGGCCTTCGTCCTCGAAAAGGCGCGCGAGCATCGGATCGACATCGACAAGTACAGGTCCTTGACGATGCAGGAGCGACAGCAGTTCGCGCGGCAGCTCGTCGACCGGTACGCCAAGGCCGACCTCCCGCCGGCGATGACCGAGGTCGTTGCCCAGCACGCCCGCCATTGCCCGATTTGCGCCCCATACCTTACCGAGGGCGGGAAGCCTCCCTCGGAGATTCCGCCCGAGGTCGTCGACCATCTGGCCGACCTGGCCGACGAGTTGCCGCCCGGCGAGCTGCCGTTCGGCGACTAG
- a CDS encoding THUMP domain-containing protein, with protein sequence MEKYKYFATTSKGLEETLAGEVVALGGEEISAVTGGVSFSGDADLGMQANLWLRTANRVLRHLSDFDAPTPEALYEGVRAIRWTDLFDLKRTIAVDATVRESGITHSHFAAQKCKDAVVDTFRDAVGFRPDVDRLNAQVRINLRIVRDEAVLSLDLSGESLNRRGYRTGPAFASLRETLAAGILLLAEYDGEQPLVDPACGAGTFLIEAALIASNTAPGLLRDDFGFKNLRDFEPKRWSRLVDAARAAVQPRRIGPLSGFDISQTVLADARANARNAGFADKIAFAVRDVSALAPEGGPGLIVCNPPYGVRLTGGPGGIEPFYAGLGKALKDNCGGWTAWILSGNPEATRGLKLKTSRRIPLMNGPIDCRLLRYDLRP encoded by the coding sequence ATGGAAAAATACAAGTATTTCGCGACGACGAGCAAGGGGCTGGAAGAAACGCTGGCGGGGGAGGTCGTCGCTCTCGGCGGCGAGGAGATCTCCGCGGTCACGGGGGGCGTGTCCTTTTCGGGCGACGCCGACCTCGGGATGCAGGCCAACCTGTGGCTGCGCACCGCCAACCGGGTGCTGCGCCATCTTTCCGACTTCGACGCCCCGACACCCGAAGCGCTCTATGAAGGCGTCCGCGCGATTCGCTGGACCGACCTGTTCGACCTCAAGCGCACCATCGCCGTCGACGCGACCGTCCGCGAATCGGGCATCACCCACTCCCACTTCGCGGCGCAGAAATGCAAGGACGCGGTCGTCGACACCTTCCGCGACGCCGTCGGCTTCCGCCCCGACGTCGACCGATTGAACGCCCAGGTCCGGATCAACCTGCGCATCGTTCGCGACGAAGCCGTCCTCTCGCTCGATCTCTCGGGCGAAAGCCTCAACCGGCGCGGCTACCGCACCGGGCCGGCGTTCGCCTCGCTGCGCGAGACGCTGGCGGCGGGCATCCTCCTCCTGGCCGAATACGACGGGGAGCAGCCGCTCGTCGATCCTGCCTGCGGGGCCGGGACCTTCCTGATCGAGGCCGCGCTGATTGCCTCCAACACCGCCCCGGGGCTGCTGCGCGACGACTTCGGGTTCAAGAACCTGCGCGACTTCGAGCCGAAGCGCTGGAGCCGTTTGGTCGACGCGGCGCGGGCCGCCGTGCAGCCGCGCCGGATCGGCCCGCTTTCGGGCTTCGACATCTCGCAGACCGTCCTGGCCGACGCCCGCGCCAACGCCCGCAACGCCGGCTTCGCCGACAAGATCGCGTTCGCGGTGCGCGACGTCTCGGCGCTTGCGCCCGAAGGCGGCCCCGGGCTCATCGTCTGCAATCCTCCCTACGGCGTGCGCCTTACGGGCGGCCCGGGCGGCATCGAGCCGTTCTACGCGGGGCTCGGCAAGGCGCTCAAGGATAATTGCGGCGGCTGGACCGCCTGGATCCTGTCGGGCAATCCCGAGGCCACCCGGGGGCTCAAGCTGAAGACGTCGCGCCGGATTCCCCTCATGAACGGCCCCATCGACTGCCGGCTCCTCCGGTACGATCTGCGCCCGTGA
- the gatB gene encoding Asp-tRNA(Asn)/Glu-tRNA(Gln) amidotransferase subunit GatB, protein MMDFEAVIGLEVHAQLSTNSKIFCACSAAFGATPNANTCPVCTGMPGVLPVLNRRVVEFAIRAALATGCTVQEKSVFARKNYFYPDLPKAYQISQYELPVALAGHLDIEAGGVAKRVGITRIHMEEDAGKLVHDGAFSGSQGSLADLNRCSVPLIEIVSEPDMRTPEEASDYLRRLRDILVYLEVCDGNMEEGSFRCDANVSVRPRGREALGTRAELKNMNSFRNVEKAIEYEIRRQVDLIEDGGTVVQETRLWDVDRNETRSMRGKEEAHDYRYFPDPDLLPLVVDEAWIEAVRKTIPELPVEKSARFASQYGLTAYDAALLSSSRALADFFEASLAAFGKNPKTTANECIQWKEAALSGALSAHTIAEVVEDREAGLISATAGKTLIEQALATGKPVRALREELGLTQVSDTEALEAIVAKVIAGNPNEVGIYKSGKEGLLSFFVGQVMKETKGKANPKIVSEVLKKLLG, encoded by the coding sequence ATGATGGATTTCGAGGCGGTCATCGGGCTGGAGGTTCACGCCCAGCTCTCCACGAACAGCAAGATCTTCTGCGCCTGCTCGGCGGCGTTCGGCGCCACGCCCAACGCCAACACGTGTCCCGTCTGCACGGGCATGCCGGGCGTGCTTCCGGTGCTCAACCGGCGGGTCGTCGAGTTCGCCATCCGGGCGGCGCTGGCCACCGGCTGCACGGTGCAGGAGAAGAGCGTCTTCGCCCGGAAGAACTACTTCTATCCCGACCTGCCCAAGGCTTACCAGATCTCCCAGTACGAGCTGCCGGTCGCGCTCGCGGGGCATCTCGACATCGAGGCGGGCGGCGTGGCCAAGCGGGTCGGCATCACCCGGATCCACATGGAGGAGGACGCGGGCAAGCTCGTGCACGACGGCGCCTTCTCCGGCAGCCAGGGTTCGCTCGCCGACCTCAACCGCTGCTCCGTCCCGCTGATCGAGATCGTCTCCGAGCCCGACATGCGTACGCCGGAAGAGGCGAGCGACTACCTGCGGCGGCTCCGCGACATCCTCGTCTACCTCGAGGTTTGCGACGGCAACATGGAAGAGGGGTCTTTCCGCTGCGACGCCAACGTGTCGGTGCGGCCGCGGGGGCGGGAGGCGCTCGGCACCCGGGCCGAGCTCAAGAACATGAACTCGTTCCGCAACGTCGAGAAGGCGATCGAATACGAGATCCGCCGCCAGGTCGACCTGATCGAGGACGGCGGCACGGTCGTCCAGGAGACGCGCCTCTGGGACGTCGACCGGAACGAGACGCGCTCGATGCGCGGCAAGGAGGAAGCGCACGACTATCGCTACTTCCCCGACCCCGACCTGCTGCCGCTCGTGGTCGACGAGGCCTGGATCGAGGCGGTCCGCAAGACGATCCCCGAGCTTCCCGTCGAAAAGTCGGCCCGCTTCGCATCGCAGTACGGGTTGACGGCGTACGACGCCGCGCTGCTGTCCTCCTCCCGGGCGCTGGCCGATTTCTTCGAGGCGTCGCTTGCGGCGTTCGGAAAGAATCCGAAGACGACCGCGAACGAGTGCATCCAGTGGAAGGAAGCGGCCCTGTCCGGCGCCCTGTCCGCCCACACGATCGCCGAGGTCGTCGAGGACCGCGAGGCGGGGCTCATCTCCGCGACGGCCGGCAAGACGCTGATCGAGCAGGCATTGGCGACCGGGAAGCCGGTCCGGGCGCTGCGGGAGGAGCTGGGGCTCACGCAGGTGTCCGACACGGAGGCGCTCGAGGCGATCGTGGCGAAGGTGATCGCAGGCAACCCGAATGAAGTCGGGATCTACAAGAGCGGGAAAGAGGGGTTGCTGTCGTTCTTCGTCGGACAGGTGATGAAGGAGACGAAGGGCAAGGCGAACCCCAAGATCGTCTCCGAGGTGCTCAAAAAACTGCTGGGGTAG